Part of the Xenopus laevis strain J_2021 chromosome 2S, Xenopus_laevis_v10.1, whole genome shotgun sequence genome is shown below.
AATATCCTACATAATGCCCTGCTATAAAGCAAGACTGGGCAGAATGTGCAAACTCTGGTTGTACCTTTCACATGATTTACCATTCTGCAATACTTTGTACTTTGAACAttgaaattattgttattgctatgatTCACtaatacctttttattttcctgTAGGTGTATCTTAAACCGGACTTTTCTGCCCGCCACAAATATACTTCTTCTTTCTGGAGAAGTCATCAAAGCCCCAGAGTGATGGCTAATGGCACGGATCTCCTGAGCCAATATTCCATCACTAACAGCAAGATCGGAGAGATAGTGAGAATGACCGCTCTAGTCGTCATGTTGGTGACCTTCTgcatctttctgtattttgctcTTCTTCTATTAAGTGTTGTCTTCACCACCCCTCATGTCCGGGAACAATCCCGCTATATTCTCTTTACCCACATGATCATTAACGACACGGTGAGTCTGTGCATTTCCATATTCCAGTTTATTGCCGCCATGTACAGTATTCCCATCCCTACTGTCCTCTGCTGGATCATGATCATCTTCTCCAAAGTTTCCTTCTTAGTTACTCCAAACAACTTGGCAGTCATGTCCCTAGAGCGATATGTGGCCATTTGTCACCCACTGCGACACGCTGAGCTTTGCACCTGCCAGAGAACCAATGCCGCCATATTGGTTCTGTGGGTGATTGGACTAATTCCTGTTACACTTGAGTTCATCATCATGGGTTATTTAATTGGGAAGAGCGTCTTGTCTATTAATGCGATTTGCTACTGGATAACTCCAGAAGTCAACAGGGTGCAGACTATTATAAGGATGATTACCGATTCCATCAGCTTCACCTCGGTGGGACTCATTCTATTCTACACCTACATCAGGGTGCTGTTAGTTGCTCGGAAAATGGTTTCAGGTAAATCGAAAGCGTCGAAAGCTGGAAAAACAGTGTTATTCCATGGCTTCCAGTTGCTGCTGTGCATGTCCTCCTTCACCAACACCATCACGGAGACCTACCTCATTGCTTATTTTGCTTTCGTGCGTATAACCAACTTCCTGGTGTTCATTTTCCTGCCAAAAATCATCAGTCCTCTGGCGTATGGGATGAGAGAGGAAGTATTCAGCCAATATGTGAAAAAGAGGCTTTGTACGACTCGGATGCGACTGCTattcaaaaaaagaaagtttttttcatgaatatgATCAGttgaagttactgggccccaaagctgACTCTCAGGGTCTCATAACCCTGGGACAATGACTTTATCAGATATCTTGGCCCCAACACGCAAGAGACCCTCTAGCAGCCCCAGTCCATACAAATCATGTTTTAATGCAATGATAATGTTTTACAATAAATGATTGGATTCAGCCCTCAGTGATGGTCCTTTCACTTTATCAGTGCAGGTCTCTTGTCTGACTGTGGTCACTGCTGTGTTGTTGAGGTTTTTCAAACtgattaacaaataaaaaaaatgaatggggaCTCCTGAACCCACACTTTAGTGCAATGATTCCCAAGGGTGATTGCTTATTTGGGCcttgtgtaaccttgttatgagctaagggggcccagtctgaaggtcagttagggggagattcggggtgagtgtttatttgtaccctgggtacccctggaactatagcagggtgacaccccaatgtttctatatatctgtaaccttgttatgagctaagggggcccagtctgaaggtcagttagggggagattcggggtgagtgtttatttgtaccctgggtacccctggaactatagcagggtgacaccccaatgtttctatatatctgtaaccttgttatgagctaagggggcccagtctgaaggtcagttagggggagatttggggtgagtgtttatttgtaccctgggtacccctggaactatagcagggtgacaccccaatgtttctatatatctgtaaccttgttatgagctaagggggcccagtctgaaggtcagttagggggagatttggggtgagtgtttatttgtgccctgggtacccctggaactatagcagggtgacaccccaatgtttctacatatctgttaccttgttatgaactaagggggcccagtctgaaggtcagttagggggagatttggggtgagtgcttatttgtaccctgggtacccctggaactatagcaggatgactgttaccccaatgtttctatatatctgtaaccttgttatgagctaagggggcccagtctgaaggccagttagggggagatttggggtgagtgtttatttgtaccctgggtacccctggaactatagcagggtgacaccccaatgtttctatatatctgtaaccttgttatgagctaaggggcccagtctgaaggtcagttagggggagatttggggtgagtgtttatttgtgccctgggtacccctggaactatagcagggtgactgttaccccaatgtttctatatatctgtaaccttgttatcagctaagggggcccagtctgaaggccagttagggggagatttggggtgagtgtttatttgtaccctgggtacccctggaactatagcagggtgacaccccaatgtttctatatatctgtaaccttgttatcagctaagggggcccagtct
Proteins encoded:
- the LOC108709150 gene encoding odorant receptor 131-2; this encodes MANGTDLLSQYSITNSKIGEIVRMTALVVMLVTFCIFLYFALLLLSVVFTTPHVREQSRYILFTHMIINDTVSLCISIFQFIAAMYSIPIPTVLCWIMIIFSKVSFLVTPNNLAVMSLERYVAICHPLRHAELCTCQRTNAAILVLWVIGLIPVTLEFIIMGYLIGKSVLSINAICYWITPEVNRVQTIIRMITDSISFTSVGLILFYTYIRVLLVARKMVSGKSKASKAGKTVLFHGFQLLLCMSSFTNTITETYLIAYFAFVRITNFLVFIFLPKIISPLAYGMREEVFSQYVKKRLCTTRMRLLFKKRKFFS